The genomic region AACACGATGCCGTCCAGAAACCCGTTGCCGGCCAGGTAGCGTGTCGGGCCGAGCGGGTCCCCGATGAGTCCGAGCGAGCGTAGAATCCCGGCCATGTCCTCACCCGAGACAGGGGCGTATGAAAGGTCGCGGGGAAACAGGACGAGACGCGGCATGGCATGACAATCGTTGCTCGACTCCGGCGTTCGGGGTGTCGGCGCGGCGTCACGGCGACGGTTGGAGTCCCAGGGCCCCTATTGTACATTCTGTCGAATGAAAGGGATTTCCGATCCGTATCCTGCCAACGGGTATCTCCGGATACCGGCGATATCCAAGACGGGAGGTAGAACATGAATCTTCGCACCTTTCTGCTCCTGGCGGTGGCCCTCGTCCCGGTTGGCTGCCGGACCGCGCCGCCGACCCAGTCCTCTCCCTACTATCGCATTCCGGCAGGATCGCTCCTCACCGTGCATCAGTCCCTGCCCGTGCCCACGGGCTCGTCCCACGTCTACCTGCAGGGGGGAAAGGTGGTCGATGCCAACGCCGTGAGCCGGTTCTATCCCTCCTGCGCATTCAAGGCGATGGGTCCGCTGGATTCATCTCGAACCATCGAGGCCGGGGAGTTCCAGGTCTCGGGATTCAACCAGTTTCGCAGACCGTTCGGCCTGGATGCGGACGGGCGCGGGGTCCGGGTGGCTTCACTGGCCTGGGGCGGGATGTTCGATCAGTCACGGGAGATCGTCTTCATCACCGTCATGGGACTGCGGTCCTCGCAACAGCCCGATGTGCGCGACCTGACCTGCAAGGTGACCACCGATCCCCTGGGGACCTTCGTCACCCTGGAGGAGATCCGTCAGGCACTGGGTCCGGTCGCTTCGATCGAGATTCAGGGCGGCTGATCCATGCCTGAACGTCCCGTTCCCCGATCCTCGCCGTTTCCAGCCATTTCCAGGAGGGGATCGTGTCCCTGATCCAACCGTTCGCGGGCCTGCGGCCCGCCGCCTCGCGCGCCGCCGACGTGGTCGCGCCGCCGTATGACGTCATGAACGCCGAGGAGGCGCGCGAGATGGCCGAGGGCCGTCCGTGGAGCTTTCTGCACATCTCCCGGCCGGAGATCGACCTGCCGCGAGGGACGGACCCCTATGCCGACGCGGTGTACGAGACCGGAGCCCGGAACATGGTGCGGATGCTGGAGGAGGGTATCCTGGTCCGGGATCCGGCCCCGCGGCTGTATGTCTACCGGATGATCATGGGTGATCATGAGCAGACGGGTCTGGTCGCCGCCGCCTCCGTGGCGGACTATGATACCAACCGGATCCGCCGGCACGAGTTCACACGGCCCGCCAAGGAGGACGACCGGGTCCGGCAGATCGAGGCCCTCAATGCGCAGACCGGTCCCGTGCTGCTCGCCTTCGAATATTCCCCTGATGTCGAGTCCATCCTGGGGCGGCAGTCGCAGGGGACGCCGGATGTCGAGGTCACGGCAGAGGGCGGGGTGAGCCATGCGCTCTGGGTGATCGACGACGATGCAGTGAACCAGCGCCTGGTGAATGCCTTCGATGCGATGCCCGCACTCTACATCGCCGACGGTCATCACCGCTCGGCCGCCGCCTCGCGTGTCAGTGCCGCGCGGCGGGGAAGCGGATCCGCGGCCCCGGCTGCTGCGAACGGGTTCCTGTCCGTCATCTTTCCCGCCGGGAGTTTGAAGATCCTGGACTACAATCGCGTGGTGCGTGATCTGAACGGTCTCTCCGAGGACGGGTTTCTCGACCAGGTCGCCGAGCGCTTCGCCGTCGTGCCCGCGGCCGAGGCGGTGCGACCCGAAGGGCGGGCCGAGTTCGGCATGTACCTGGGTGGCAGGTGGTATCGACTCAACCTCGATCCGACCCGCATTCCCGGTGATGATCCGGTGGCGCGACTGGACGTCAGTCTGCTGTCGCACCATCTCATCGAACCCATACTCGGGATCTCCGATCCGCGCCGCGACGAGCGCATCGATTTCGTCGGCGGGATTCGTGGTCTCGAGGCGCTGAAAGGGCGCGTGGACAGCGGCGGGATGGCGGTCGCCTTCTCCCTGTTCCCCACCAGTATTGACGACCTCATGTCGGTGGCGGACGCCGGCGAGGTCATGCCGCCGAAATCCACCTGGTTCGAACCCAAGCTGGTCGACGGGCTGGTGTCGCTGGTGCTGGACTAGCACGTTGCCGGACGACCCTCAGGCGGCGCTCGGGATCATTCGCTGGAGTGGAGAAAACTCCTGGCGAGACAGGTGGGAGAGCGCGGTCTTCTTGCGATGAAGCACCAGCGTTGTGGCGTCAGTGACGGGCCTCGACCTTCACGAACCGCAGCATGTAATTGGTACGGAGCAGGTCGCTTTCCCCTCGTAGCCCGAATCCCGCGTTTTCGATTTCGGCGACCACGGCGTCGCGGTTCGCTCGCACGTGGCCCATGACCCAGGGAGAGCTGAGCCCGGGTATCTTGCGGAAATCCACGATGACGAGCTCTCCGCCGTCACGCAGGGCATCCCTGACCGAGGCCAGCATGCTGATCGGATATTCGAAGTGGTGGTAGGTGTCGCAGACGAATGCGATGTCGACGCTCCCCTTCGGGAGTGCTGCATCTCGAGGCGAATTCTTCACGGCGATGACATTGTCCCTGCCCATGGCCCTTGCCTTCCTGTCGATGTTCTCGATGAACCCCTCGGAGATGTCGACCGCGTAGACCGTGCCGATCGGTCCCACCCGGTCCGAGAACAGCCAGGTGAACAGTCCCGTTCCGGCACCGATGTCCGCTACGGTCATTCCCGGCTGGACACCCGTGGCGTCCACGATATCGAATCGACGGTCGTAGACTTCTCGACCCGGCCGCTCGAATCGCTGCTTCCAGATCTCGATCTGCGGGTTCGCGTAGGCCCTGTTGATACCGGGGCGCACGCTGCTCTCACCGCCGGTTGCCTGGGACTCTGCCCAGGTCCACTGGCACAGCAGTACACCCAGGATAAGCGGCGTGAATTGTCGGGCACACATCAGCAGGACGGGGACCACCCGGGAGCGCGCTTAGAGCGTGCCGACCACACCCTCGGGGACTCCGTCCGGCATCCGGTCCAGCAGGTCTGAGACCCCGCCAAGAAACGTTGCGGGCTCAACCCCATTGCGGCTGCAGGTAGGTGCTGGCCATCCGGTTGAGCAGCGTGCGGTACTCGTCGAACATCATGGCCAGGCGCAGAAACACGCCCTGCAGACCGTATTCTCTGGCCAGGCCGTGCGTCGATGCCTGCTGGAAGTAACCGCTGCCGAAATCGATGTAGGTGCGCAGATTGGCCGGGCGCTTGCGGTACCGGTGCCGGTGGTCGACCCAGTGGGGGAAGATGCCGGTCAGGAACAGCGAATAGTTCCCGATATGGGAATGGATCAGGAACTGGCGCCGGGAGTCGGCCTGCAGGGCCTCCTCGATCAGCGCGGTCAGATAGCCGTGTTCCTCCCGGTCATGCGCCTCGACCCGGTGCATCCTGTCGCCGTGTACGAACAGGCTGAGCAGGTTGGCGAGATAGTTGAGGACCTTTCGGTCTTCCGTGCCGGGGGACCCTTCCCAGCAGCGCCTCAGCAATACGCTGAACAGCAGGAAAGGCGAGATATCCAGCAGTTTCTGTTTCTGGTCGAAGATGGATTCGAACAGCCAGTCACTG from Gammaproteobacteria bacterium harbors:
- a CDS encoding DUF1015 family protein codes for the protein MSLIQPFAGLRPAASRAADVVAPPYDVMNAEEAREMAEGRPWSFLHISRPEIDLPRGTDPYADAVYETGARNMVRMLEEGILVRDPAPRLYVYRMIMGDHEQTGLVAAASVADYDTNRIRRHEFTRPAKEDDRVRQIEALNAQTGPVLLAFEYSPDVESILGRQSQGTPDVEVTAEGGVSHALWVIDDDAVNQRLVNAFDAMPALYIADGHHRSAAASRVSAARRGSGSAAPAAANGFLSVIFPAGSLKILDYNRVVRDLNGLSEDGFLDQVAERFAVVPAAEAVRPEGRAEFGMYLGGRWYRLNLDPTRIPGDDPVARLDVSLLSHHLIEPILGISDPRRDERIDFVGGIRGLEALKGRVDSGGMAVAFSLFPTSIDDLMSVADAGEVMPPKSTWFEPKLVDGLVSLVLD
- a CDS encoding methyltransferase; translated protein: MCARQFTPLILGVLLCQWTWAESQATGGESSVRPGINRAYANPQIEIWKQRFERPGREVYDRRFDIVDATGVQPGMTVADIGAGTGLFTWLFSDRVGPIGTVYAVDISEGFIENIDRKARAMGRDNVIAVKNSPRDAALPKGSVDIAFVCDTYHHFEYPISMLASVRDALRDGGELVIVDFRKIPGLSSPWVMGHVRANRDAVVAEIENAGFGLRGESDLLRTNYMLRFVKVEARH